From Pantoea sp. Ep11b, the proteins below share one genomic window:
- a CDS encoding valine--tRNA ligase, whose amino-acid sequence MEKTYNPQDIEQPLYEHWEKQGYFKPNGDTSQESFCIMIPPPNVTGSLHMGHAFQQTIMDTMIRYQRMQGKNTLWQAGTDHAGIATQMVVERKIAAEEGKTRQDYGRDAFIDKIWQWKAESGGTITRQMRRLGNSVDWERERFTMDEGLSNAVKEVFVRLYKENLIYRGKRLVNWDPKLRTAISDLEVENRESKGSMWHIRYPLADGAKTADGKDYLVVATTRPETLLGDTGVAVNPEDPRYKDLIGKFVMLPLVGRLIPIVGDEHADMEKGTGCVKITPAHDFNDYEVGRRHRLPMINILTFDGDIRERAQVYDTNGEASDACSDEIPAAFQKMERFAARKAIVAAVDALGLLDEIKPHDLTVPYGDRGGVVIEPMLTDQWYVRTAPLAKVAVEAVENGDIQFVPKQYENMYFSWMRDIQDWCISRQLWWGHRIPAWYDENGNVYVGRTEEEVRAENNLAADVALRQDDDVLDTWFSSGLWTFSTLGWPENTEALRTFHPTSVLVSGFDIIFFWIARMIMLTMHFIKDENGKPQVPFKTVYMTGLIRDEEGQKMSKSKGNVIDPLDMVDGISLEALLEKRTGNMMQPQLAEKIRKRTEKQFPDGIEPSGTDALRFTLAALASTGRDINWDMKRLEGYRNFCNKLWNASRFVLMNTEDQDCGQNGGEMTLSLADRWILTEFNNTVKAYREALDSYRFDIAANILYDFTWNQFCDWYLELTKPVMNSGSEAELRGTRHTLVHVLEALLRLAHPIIPFITETIWQRVKVLKNISDDTIMLQPFPQYDAAKEDAEAKADIEWMKQAIVAVRNIRAEMNIALSKPLDVLLRDCSPAALRRVEANRNFLSRLARLESLTILPAGEKGPVSVTKLVEGAELLIPMADLVDKTAELERLAKELVKLEVEIEKIETKLANEGFVSRAPEAVVAKERERVAELQQSKAKLIEQQAVIAAL is encoded by the coding sequence ATGGAAAAGACATATAACCCGCAAGATATCGAGCAGCCGCTTTACGAGCATTGGGAAAAGCAGGGCTACTTCAAACCGAATGGCGATACCAGCCAGGAAAGCTTTTGCATCATGATCCCGCCGCCGAACGTCACCGGTAGCTTGCACATGGGTCACGCCTTCCAGCAAACCATCATGGACACCATGATCCGTTACCAGCGCATGCAGGGGAAAAACACCCTGTGGCAGGCGGGTACCGACCACGCGGGCATCGCCACGCAGATGGTGGTTGAGCGCAAAATTGCGGCTGAAGAGGGTAAAACGCGCCAGGATTATGGCCGCGACGCCTTCATCGACAAAATCTGGCAGTGGAAAGCCGAGTCTGGCGGCACCATCACCCGTCAGATGCGCCGTCTGGGTAACTCCGTCGACTGGGAGCGCGAACGCTTCACAATGGACGAAGGGCTCTCCAATGCGGTTAAAGAGGTGTTTGTTCGCCTCTATAAAGAGAACCTGATCTACCGTGGCAAACGCCTGGTGAACTGGGATCCGAAACTGCGCACGGCGATCTCCGATCTGGAAGTGGAAAACCGCGAGAGCAAAGGCTCAATGTGGCACATCCGCTACCCGCTGGCTGACGGCGCAAAAACGGCCGATGGCAAAGATTATCTGGTCGTCGCCACGACTCGCCCGGAAACCCTGCTGGGCGATACCGGCGTGGCCGTTAACCCGGAAGATCCGCGCTACAAAGATCTGATTGGTAAATTTGTGATGCTGCCGCTGGTGGGCCGTCTGATCCCGATCGTCGGTGACGAACACGCCGACATGGAAAAAGGCACCGGCTGCGTCAAGATCACCCCGGCGCATGACTTCAACGACTACGAAGTAGGCCGTCGTCATCGCTTACCGATGATCAACATCCTGACGTTCGACGGTGATATCCGCGAACGCGCGCAGGTCTATGACACCAACGGTGAAGCAAGCGACGCCTGCTCTGACGAGATCCCGGCCGCCTTCCAGAAAATGGAACGCTTCGCCGCGCGGAAAGCGATTGTCGCCGCCGTCGATGCGCTGGGCCTGCTGGATGAGATCAAGCCTCACGACCTGACCGTGCCTTACGGCGATCGTGGCGGCGTGGTCATCGAACCGATGCTGACCGACCAGTGGTATGTGCGCACTGCCCCGCTGGCGAAAGTCGCGGTTGAAGCGGTTGAGAACGGCGACATCCAGTTCGTGCCGAAGCAGTATGAAAACATGTACTTCTCCTGGATGCGCGATATTCAGGACTGGTGTATCTCCCGTCAGCTCTGGTGGGGTCATCGCATCCCGGCGTGGTATGACGAGAACGGCAACGTCTATGTTGGCCGCACCGAAGAGGAAGTCCGTGCAGAGAACAACCTGGCCGCCGATGTGGCGCTGCGTCAGGATGATGACGTGCTGGATACCTGGTTCTCCTCAGGCCTGTGGACCTTCTCCACCCTGGGCTGGCCGGAAAACACCGAAGCGCTGCGCACCTTCCACCCGACCAGCGTGCTGGTCAGCGGCTTCGACATCATCTTCTTCTGGATTGCCCGCATGATCATGCTGACCATGCACTTCATCAAAGATGAAAACGGCAAACCGCAGGTGCCTTTCAAAACCGTCTACATGACCGGTCTGATCCGTGATGAAGAGGGTCAGAAGATGTCGAAATCCAAGGGCAATGTGATTGACCCGCTGGATATGGTTGACGGCATCTCGCTGGAGGCGCTGCTGGAAAAACGCACCGGCAACATGATGCAGCCGCAGCTGGCTGAGAAGATCCGCAAACGTACCGAGAAGCAGTTCCCGGACGGCATCGAGCCATCAGGCACCGATGCGCTGCGTTTCACCCTGGCGGCGCTGGCCTCTACCGGCCGCGACATCAACTGGGACATGAAGCGCCTGGAAGGGTATCGCAACTTCTGTAACAAGCTGTGGAACGCCAGCCGCTTTGTGCTGATGAACACCGAAGATCAGGATTGCGGACAGAATGGCGGTGAGATGACGCTGTCGCTGGCCGATCGCTGGATCCTGACCGAGTTCAACAACACGGTTAAAGCGTACCGCGAAGCGCTGGACAGCTATCGCTTCGATATCGCCGCCAACATCCTGTATGACTTCACCTGGAACCAGTTCTGTGACTGGTATCTGGAGCTGACCAAGCCGGTGATGAACAGCGGCAGCGAAGCGGAACTGCGCGGCACCCGTCATACGCTGGTGCATGTGCTGGAAGCGCTGCTGCGCCTGGCGCACCCGATCATTCCGTTTATCACCGAAACCATCTGGCAGCGTGTGAAAGTGCTGAAAAACATCAGCGACGACACCATCATGCTGCAGCCGTTCCCGCAGTACGATGCGGCGAAAGAGGATGCCGAAGCGAAAGCGGATATCGAGTGGATGAAGCAGGCGATCGTGGCGGTGCGTAATATCCGTGCTGAAATGAACATCGCGCTGAGCAAACCGCTGGATGTGCTGCTGCGTGACTGCTCCCCTGCCGCGCTGCGTCGCGTCGAAGCGAACCGCAACTTCCTGTCGCGCCTGGCGCGTCTGGAAAGCCTGACCATTCTGCCTGCGGGCGAGAAAGGCCCGGTGTCGGTGACCAAGCTGGTCGAAGGCGCAGAACTGCTGATCCCGATGGCGGATCTGGTGGATAAAACCGCCGAGCTGGAGCGTCTGGCGAAAGAGCTGGTCAAGCTGGAGGTGGAGATTGAGAAGATCGAGACCAAGCTGGCGAACGAAGGCTTTGTTTCGCGCGCCCCGGAAGCGGTGGTCGCGAAAGAGCGCGAGCGCGTAGCCGAACTGCAGCAGTCAAAAGCAAAACTGATTGAACAGCAGGCGGTCATTGCGGCATTGTAA
- a CDS encoding DNA polymerase III subunit chi: MKNATFYVLETDAPSDGLSAVEALVCDLAETRWRAGKRVLIACEDEQQAIRLDEALWQRPANAFVPHNLAGEGPRYGAPVELAWPQRRGSSPRDLLISLLPHFADFATAFHEVIDFVPHEDALKQLARDRYKAYRSVGFQLNTAAPPQPQRHSRNGKDI, encoded by the coding sequence ATGAAAAACGCAACCTTCTACGTGCTGGAAACCGATGCCCCCAGTGATGGCCTGAGCGCCGTTGAAGCCCTGGTGTGCGATCTGGCGGAAACACGCTGGCGGGCCGGAAAGCGGGTGTTGATCGCCTGCGAAGATGAGCAGCAGGCCATTCGTCTGGATGAAGCGCTGTGGCAACGACCGGCGAACGCCTTCGTGCCACACAACCTGGCGGGTGAAGGCCCGCGCTATGGCGCGCCCGTCGAACTGGCCTGGCCTCAGCGTCGTGGCAGTTCCCCGCGCGACCTGCTGATTAGCCTGCTGCCCCACTTCGCAGATTTTGCTACTGCTTTCCATGAAGTGATAGACTTCGTTCCTCACGAGGACGCTCTCAAACAACTGGCGCGCGACCGCTACAAAGCGTATCGCAGCGTTGGATTCCAATTGAATACGGCAGCGCCACCACAGCCGCAAAGACATAGCAGAAATGGAAAAGACATATAA
- the pepA gene encoding leucyl aminopeptidase — protein MEFSVKSGSPEKQRSACIVVGVFEPRRLSPIAEQLDKISDGYISALLRRGELEGKVGQTLLLHHVPNILSERILLIGCGKERELDERQYKQVIQKTINTLNDTGSMEAVCFLTELHVKGRNTYWKVRQAVETSKEALYNFDQLKSNKAEPRRPLRKLVFNVPTRRELTSGERAIQHGLAVAAGMKAAKDLGNMPPNICNAAYLASQARQLADAFSKNVTTRVIGEQQMKELGMNAYLAVGAGSQNESLMSVIEYKGHPDADARPIVLVGKGLTFDSGGISIKPADSMDEMKYDMCGAAAVYGVMRMVAELNLPLNVVGVLAGCENMPDGRSMRPGDVLTTMSGQTVEVLNTDAEGRLVLCDALTYVERFDPEVVIDVATLTGACVIALGHHISGLLSNHNPLAHELISASEQSGDRAWRLPMADEFQEQLESNFADMGNIGGRPGGAITAACFLARFARKYNWAHLDIAGTAWRSGKAKGATGRPVPMLSQFLLNRAGLNGDD, from the coding sequence ATGGAGTTCAGTGTAAAAAGCGGAAGCCCGGAAAAACAGCGCAGTGCCTGCATTGTCGTTGGCGTTTTCGAACCGCGTCGTCTGTCACCGATTGCCGAGCAGCTGGATAAAATCAGCGACGGCTACATCAGCGCCCTGCTGCGCCGCGGCGAGCTGGAAGGAAAAGTGGGCCAGACACTGCTGCTGCATCATGTGCCAAATATCCTGTCTGAGCGTATTCTGCTGATTGGCTGCGGTAAAGAGCGCGAGCTGGATGAGCGTCAGTACAAGCAGGTGATCCAGAAAACCATTAATACGCTCAACGACACCGGTTCGATGGAGGCGGTCTGCTTCCTGACCGAGCTGCACGTTAAAGGCCGTAATACGTACTGGAAAGTGCGTCAGGCGGTGGAGACCTCAAAAGAGGCGCTCTACAACTTTGATCAGCTTAAGAGCAACAAAGCAGAGCCGCGTCGTCCGCTGCGCAAACTGGTCTTCAACGTGCCGACCCGCCGTGAACTGACCAGCGGTGAACGGGCAATTCAGCATGGTCTGGCCGTCGCAGCCGGTATGAAAGCCGCGAAAGATCTCGGCAATATGCCACCCAATATCTGCAACGCCGCCTATCTGGCGTCGCAGGCGCGTCAGCTGGCCGATGCCTTCAGCAAAAATGTCACGACCCGGGTGATTGGCGAACAGCAGATGAAAGAGCTGGGCATGAACGCCTATCTCGCCGTCGGTGCCGGTTCGCAGAATGAGTCCCTGATGTCGGTGATCGAATACAAAGGCCATCCGGACGCTGATGCGCGCCCGATTGTGCTGGTGGGTAAAGGGCTGACCTTTGACTCGGGCGGCATCTCCATCAAGCCTGCCGACAGCATGGACGAAATGAAGTATGACATGTGCGGCGCGGCGGCCGTCTATGGCGTGATGCGGATGGTGGCAGAGCTGAACCTGCCGCTGAACGTGGTGGGTGTGCTGGCCGGATGTGAAAACATGCCGGATGGCCGCTCAATGCGTCCGGGCGATGTGCTGACCACCATGTCGGGCCAGACGGTCGAAGTGCTCAACACCGATGCCGAAGGCCGTCTGGTGCTGTGTGACGCGCTGACCTATGTCGAACGTTTCGATCCGGAAGTGGTGATCGACGTGGCAACGCTGACCGGTGCCTGCGTAATCGCGCTGGGTCATCACATCAGCGGCCTGCTGTCGAACCACAATCCGCTGGCGCATGAGCTGATCAGCGCCTCGGAGCAGTCGGGCGACCGCGCCTGGCGTCTGCCGATGGCGGATGAGTTCCAGGAGCAGCTGGAGTCCAACTTCGCCGATATGGGTAACATTGGCGGCCGTCCTGGCGGCGCGATTACCGCAGCCTGCTTCCTGGCCCGCTTTGCCCGTAAATATAACTGGGCGCACCTGGATATCGCCGGCACCGCCTGGCGCTCCGGCAAGGCCAAAGGCGCGACCGGACGCCCGGTTCCGATGCTGTCGCAGTTCCTGTTGAATCGGGCAGGATTGAACGGCGACGACTAA
- the lptF gene encoding LPS export ABC transporter permease LptF: MIIIRYLVRETLKSQLAILFILLLIFFCQKLVRILGAAVDGEVPTNLVLTLLGLGVPQMAQLILPLSLFLAILMTLGRLYTESEITVMHACGLSKAVLVKAAMVLMLFTSLVAAVNVIWLGPWSSRYQSEVTQNAKANPGAAAMVAGQFQASSDGSAVLFVEDVKGNQFGNVFLAQLRPKGNARPSVVLADSGHMEQHKDGSQVVTLDKGTRFEGTALLRDFRITDFTDYQAVIGYKAATLDPNDSEQASMADLLANKTPDFKAELHWRLTLVFAVLVMALMVVPLSVVNPRQGRVLSMLPAMLLYLIFFLLQSSLKSSGAKGRLDPALWMWVVNISYLVLAILLNLWDTVPMRRIRARFTRGGSV; the protein is encoded by the coding sequence GTGATCATCATTAGATATCTGGTTCGGGAAACGCTCAAAAGCCAGCTGGCTATCCTGTTTATCCTGCTGCTCATCTTCTTTTGTCAGAAGTTAGTCAGGATCCTGGGTGCCGCGGTGGATGGCGAAGTGCCGACAAACCTCGTTCTGACCTTGTTGGGACTGGGTGTGCCTCAAATGGCACAACTTATTCTGCCCTTAAGTCTGTTTCTGGCGATCCTGATGACGCTGGGGCGACTTTACACGGAAAGTGAAATTACCGTGATGCACGCCTGCGGCCTGAGTAAGGCCGTGCTGGTGAAAGCCGCGATGGTGCTGATGCTGTTTACCTCGCTGGTGGCGGCCGTCAACGTTATCTGGCTGGGCCCCTGGTCATCCCGCTATCAGAGCGAAGTGACACAGAACGCCAAGGCGAACCCGGGCGCGGCGGCGATGGTAGCCGGGCAGTTTCAGGCCTCCAGCGACGGCAGCGCCGTGCTGTTTGTTGAGGATGTGAAGGGTAACCAGTTTGGTAACGTCTTCCTGGCGCAGCTGCGGCCAAAAGGCAACGCGCGACCTTCTGTGGTGCTGGCCGACAGCGGTCACATGGAGCAGCATAAAGATGGCTCGCAGGTCGTGACGCTGGATAAAGGCACTCGCTTTGAGGGCACTGCGCTGCTGCGCGATTTCCGCATCACTGACTTTACCGATTATCAGGCAGTGATTGGGTATAAAGCGGCCACGCTCGATCCCAACGATTCCGAACAGGCGAGTATGGCTGACCTGCTCGCGAATAAAACACCTGATTTTAAGGCCGAGCTGCACTGGCGTCTGACGCTGGTCTTCGCGGTACTGGTGATGGCGCTGATGGTGGTGCCGCTCAGCGTGGTGAATCCGCGTCAGGGCCGTGTACTGTCGATGCTGCCTGCCATGCTGCTCTATCTGATCTTCTTCCTGCTGCAAAGCTCGCTGAAGTCGAGCGGCGCGAAAGGGCGGCTGGATCCGGCGCTCTGGATGTGGGTGGTGAATATCAGCTATCTGGTGCTGGCGATACTTCTTAACCTGTGGGATACGGTGCCGATGCGTCGGATTCGCGCCCGCTTCACACGCGGAGGGTCGGTCTGA
- the lptG gene encoding LPS export ABC transporter permease LptG: MFRVLDRYIGKTIFNTIMLTLFMLVSLSGIIKFVDQLRKTGQGSYSALSAGYYTLLSVPKDIEIFFPMAALLGALLGLGALAQRSELVVMQAAGFTRMQVALSVMKTAIPLVLLTMAIGEFVAPSGEQMARNYRAQQLYGGALVSTQNGLWAKDGNNFIYIERIKGDNQIDGVSIYNFNDQRRLQSVRYAATATWDADKKRWLLSQVDESNLTDPKQITGSQSLSGEWKTNLTPDKLGVVALDPDALSIRGLHSYSKYLKQSGQEAGRYQLNMWSKIFQPLSVAVMMLMALSFIFGPLRSVSMGVRVVTGISFGFLFYVLDQIFGPLSLVYGLPPVLGAILPSFAFFAISMFMLIKRR, translated from the coding sequence ATGTTTCGCGTTCTTGACCGCTATATCGGTAAAACCATCTTTAATACCATCATGCTGACGCTGTTCATGCTGGTGTCGCTCTCCGGCATCATCAAGTTCGTCGATCAGCTGCGCAAGACCGGCCAGGGCAGCTACAGCGCCCTGAGCGCCGGTTATTACACCCTGCTCAGCGTGCCCAAAGATATTGAGATTTTCTTCCCGATGGCAGCCCTGCTGGGTGCGCTGCTGGGACTGGGCGCGCTGGCGCAGCGCAGCGAGCTGGTGGTGATGCAGGCGGCGGGCTTTACCCGCATGCAGGTTGCGCTCTCCGTCATGAAGACGGCGATCCCACTGGTGCTGCTGACGATGGCGATTGGTGAGTTTGTGGCACCGTCGGGCGAACAGATGGCGCGTAACTACCGGGCTCAGCAACTTTACGGCGGCGCACTGGTTTCGACGCAGAACGGTCTGTGGGCCAAAGATGGCAACAACTTCATCTACATTGAGCGCATCAAAGGCGACAATCAGATTGATGGCGTCAGCATCTATAACTTCAACGATCAGCGTCGTCTGCAGAGCGTGCGCTATGCGGCGACGGCGACCTGGGATGCGGATAAAAAGCGCTGGCTGCTGTCGCAGGTGGATGAGTCAAACCTGACCGATCCTAAGCAGATCACCGGTTCCCAGAGCCTGAGCGGCGAATGGAAAACCAACCTGACGCCAGACAAGCTGGGTGTGGTGGCACTGGATCCGGATGCGTTGTCGATTCGCGGTCTGCACAGCTACAGCAAATATCTCAAGCAGAGTGGTCAGGAAGCGGGACGTTATCAGCTGAATATGTGGAGCAAGATCTTCCAGCCACTGTCGGTGGCGGTGATGATGCTGATGGCGCTGTCGTTTATCTTTGGTCCGCTGCGTAGCGTGTCGATGGGTGTGCGGGTGGTGACGGGGATTAGCTTCGGTTTCCTGTTCTACGTGCTGGATCAGATTTTCGGTCCGCTGAGCCTGGTTTATGGGCTGCCGCCGGTTCTGGGGGCGATACTGCCAAGCTTCGCGTTCTTTGCGATCAGCATGTTTATGCTGATTAAGCGGCGCTAA
- a CDS encoding M20 family metallopeptidase has product MSQSQMLAQQLLSFDTINPPGNEAACMHFLANWLMEQGFDVTLSSFGKNRLNLIASLAGSQSGPQLAFTGHLDTVPLGNADWQYHPFGEIVGDRLYGRGSSDMKAAVAAFAVACVTNQQAIRQGSGVVMLITGGEETGCDGARALIDTADLPAVGALIVGEPTANYPVIGHKGALWLRCETRGKTAHGAMPELGINAIYLAAEALGKIQHFSPGAPHPLMKQPTINVGRITGGLNINSVPDRTQFDVDIRSAPNLQHATIRQQLITLLGGSVAVTTLVDLPAVLSEESHAWIHSVYQHCQALHDAPLTPRIVPYFTDASLLLPALGSPPCIILGPGEPSMAHQTDEYCLLSRLAEAEALYGVLINDWMR; this is encoded by the coding sequence ATGAGCCAGAGCCAGATGCTGGCGCAACAGCTGCTGAGTTTTGACACGATTAATCCACCGGGCAATGAAGCCGCCTGCATGCACTTTCTGGCGAACTGGCTGATGGAACAGGGCTTTGATGTCACCTTGTCCTCCTTCGGTAAAAATCGCCTTAACCTGATTGCCAGCCTGGCTGGCAGCCAGTCCGGACCGCAGCTGGCGTTTACCGGCCATCTGGATACCGTTCCGCTCGGCAATGCTGACTGGCAGTACCATCCTTTCGGTGAAATCGTGGGTGATCGCCTCTACGGGCGCGGTTCGAGTGACATGAAGGCCGCTGTGGCGGCGTTTGCGGTTGCCTGCGTGACGAATCAGCAGGCGATTCGGCAGGGTTCCGGCGTCGTGATGTTAATCACCGGCGGAGAGGAGACGGGCTGTGACGGCGCGCGGGCGCTGATTGATACCGCTGACCTGCCCGCTGTGGGCGCATTGATTGTCGGCGAGCCCACTGCCAACTATCCGGTTATCGGGCATAAAGGGGCGTTATGGTTACGCTGTGAAACGCGCGGGAAAACAGCCCATGGCGCCATGCCGGAGCTGGGCATTAATGCCATTTATCTGGCGGCGGAGGCGCTGGGCAAGATTCAGCACTTCTCACCTGGCGCACCGCATCCGCTGATGAAACAGCCGACCATTAACGTCGGACGCATTACAGGCGGTCTGAACATTAACTCTGTGCCCGATCGCACGCAGTTTGATGTGGATATCCGTAGCGCACCCAACCTGCAGCACGCCACCATTCGTCAGCAACTGATCACCCTGCTGGGAGGCAGCGTAGCGGTGACGACGCTGGTGGATCTGCCGGCGGTGCTGAGCGAAGAGAGTCACGCCTGGATTCATTCTGTTTATCAGCATTGTCAGGCGTTACACGATGCCCCGCTGACGCCGCGAATTGTGCCCTACTTTACAGATGCGTCACTGTTGCTGCCTGCACTGGGTTCGCCGCCCTGCATTATCCTCGGACCCGGTGAGCCATCAATGGCGCATCAGACGGATGAATACTGCCTGCTGAGCCGGTTAGCAGAAGCGGAAGCGTTGTATGGGGTGTTGATTAACGACTGGATGAGGTAA
- a CDS encoding glutamine amidotransferase, whose protein sequence is MQKKILLVGESWTSTSVHVKGFDQFATATWHNGATDFMAALADSDYAITYMPAHAAATEFPLTPAGLSEWDAIILSDIGANTLLLHPDTWLKSERTANRLTLIHDYVAAGGALMMVGGYFSFQGINGGARYRNTAVEKVLPVRCLAWDDRIETPEGVYPSVTESHALFTDMPDEWPWLLGYNEVEMHPEGKLLATIEGTSHPLLAVREYQQGRSLVWTSDMSAHWLPQEFARWQGYRQLWINCLHWLTERGA, encoded by the coding sequence ATGCAGAAGAAAATTTTACTGGTTGGCGAGTCCTGGACCAGCACGTCTGTTCACGTCAAAGGCTTCGATCAGTTTGCCACCGCGACCTGGCATAATGGCGCAACCGACTTTATGGCGGCGCTGGCCGACAGTGATTATGCCATCACCTACATGCCCGCCCACGCTGCCGCCACCGAATTCCCCCTGACGCCTGCCGGGCTCAGTGAATGGGATGCCATCATTCTGTCGGACATCGGTGCGAATACATTGCTGCTGCACCCGGATACCTGGCTGAAGAGCGAGCGCACGGCGAACCGCCTGACGCTTATTCACGACTACGTGGCCGCAGGCGGCGCGCTGATGATGGTAGGCGGCTACTTTAGTTTTCAGGGTATTAATGGCGGCGCACGCTATCGCAACACGGCCGTTGAGAAAGTCCTGCCGGTGCGCTGCCTGGCATGGGATGATCGTATCGAAACGCCCGAAGGCGTTTACCCCAGCGTAACGGAATCCCACGCGCTGTTCACCGACATGCCAGACGAGTGGCCGTGGCTGCTGGGCTATAACGAAGTGGAAATGCACCCTGAAGGTAAACTGCTGGCGACCATTGAGGGTACGTCACATCCGCTGCTGGCGGTGCGTGAGTATCAGCAGGGTCGCTCACTGGTCTGGACCAGCGATATGTCTGCGCACTGGCTGCCGCAGGAATTTGCCCGGTGGCAGGGTTATCGCCAGCTCTGGATCAACTGTCTGCACTGGTTAACGGAGCGCGGTGCATGA
- a CDS encoding phosphotriesterase, with translation MKHSIFRHPDPLPLGISSGYVMTVLGPLPVSEMGVTLMHEHILLDASGKWVPPCCCGDRHLAEMPVSIENLGELSLNPLISRDNCQLFDVDLAIEELMKFRALGGDTVVDPTNIGIGRDPKALQRIARLTGLNIIMSTGLYLEPSHPDWVKTISLEALTEKLIYDLGGRDEKPEVLAGLIGEIGVSSRFTPGEEKSLRAAGRASAATRVPIEVHLPGWERLGHQVLDILENEGADLRHVVLCHMNPSFADKRYQRELAQRGAFLEYDMIGMSYYYADESAQSPSDEENARAICELIDDGFIDQILLSQDVFLKTMLTRYGGHGYGYILKHFVPRLKRHGVSGEQLENLLIANPQRVFGG, from the coding sequence ATGAAACATTCAATCTTCCGCCATCCCGATCCCCTGCCGCTGGGCATCAGCAGTGGCTATGTCATGACCGTACTCGGCCCGCTGCCGGTGAGTGAGATGGGCGTGACGCTGATGCACGAACATATTTTGCTGGATGCGTCCGGCAAATGGGTGCCGCCCTGCTGCTGTGGCGATCGTCATCTGGCGGAAATGCCGGTAAGCATCGAAAACCTGGGCGAGCTGTCGCTTAATCCGCTCATCAGCCGCGATAACTGTCAGCTGTTTGATGTGGATTTAGCGATTGAGGAGCTCATGAAGTTCCGGGCGCTGGGCGGCGATACCGTGGTGGATCCCACGAATATCGGCATTGGCCGCGATCCCAAAGCACTGCAACGCATCGCGCGCCTGACCGGGCTTAATATCATCATGAGCACCGGGTTATATCTGGAACCCTCGCATCCTGATTGGGTGAAAACCATCAGCCTCGAAGCCCTGACGGAGAAGCTGATTTATGACCTCGGCGGCAGGGACGAAAAACCCGAGGTGCTGGCTGGCCTGATCGGCGAGATTGGCGTATCCAGCCGCTTTACGCCCGGCGAGGAGAAATCCCTGCGGGCGGCAGGCCGTGCCAGTGCCGCGACACGAGTGCCGATCGAGGTGCACCTGCCCGGCTGGGAACGATTAGGGCATCAGGTGCTGGATATCCTGGAAAATGAAGGGGCAGACCTGCGCCATGTGGTGCTATGCCACATGAACCCCAGCTTTGCCGACAAACGCTACCAGCGTGAACTCGCGCAGCGCGGGGCCTTTCTGGAGTACGACATGATCGGCATGAGCTATTACTACGCCGATGAGTCCGCACAGTCGCCCTCCGACGAAGAGAATGCCCGTGCCATTTGCGAGCTGATCGATGACGGCTTTATTGACCAGATTTTATTGTCCCAGGACGTGTTTCTGAAAACCATGCTGACCCGTTACGGCGGTCACGGCTATGGCTACATCCTTAAACATTTTGTTCCGCGCCTGAAACGCCACGGCGTAAGCGGCGAACAACTTGAAAACTTACTGATTGCTAACCCACAGCGCGTTTTTGGTGGGTAA